In Drosophila simulans strain w501 chromosome X, Prin_Dsim_3.1, whole genome shotgun sequence, one DNA window encodes the following:
- the LOC6726274 gene encoding integrator complex subunit 2, which yields MPVKMYDVSPRVFCAMQNLDITLLASYPEAEIRPVLPSLVRMSLLSPLDNTESSMESRKEILAVLIGIEVVNSIVSYLQVNYHELENELKKELQARQKSAFFEGQQHEYGLQSGIALGFERADVARKVRVVLSEIFNLQQQVSEQKPAAHSEMLDDGIYLEEVVDILCIALAELPSLLNILELTDALVHVPNGHRIICALVANFPDCYRDVVSHVIANCDEDGSDGKHRLMLLMGLSEMNPSQALANRSMCVDMLKVPSFMLKLTLKHPEDLIAFLTGLLLGNDQNLRSWFAAYIRSSQKRKGDALNLVRVELLQKVIQTTTNAAELRDFNLQGAVLLRLYCALRGIGGLKFNDDEINALSQLVTSCPQATPSGVRFVTLALCMLIACPSLVSTIPLENKAVEWLQWLIREDAFFCKRPGTSTSLGEMLLLLAIHFHSNQISAISEMVCSTLSMKIPIRPNSTNRIKQLFTQDLFTEQVVALHAVRVPVTPNLNGTIMCYLPVHCIQQLLKSRTFLKHKVPIKSWIFKQICSSVRPVHPVMPALVEVFVNTLIIPNPTGKVNIDHMHRPFTEAEILHVFRTSKLTFFAEELPPMAESQELNQIEVTCPLTAQLLMIYYLMLYEDTRLMNLSALGGRKQKEYSNNFLGGLPLKYLLQKAHSYHNDYLSLFHPLLRLIISNYPHLSMVDDWLEEHNLAQGNSTMVVSKHELKPEQLDRALAAIQTKPHLAIRVFKQLLQMPPETQAQYGQQLVQHLPMVFAKSVPRYVKDLYNDIWLRLNAVLPTTLWIMSLRAITNGSDTKDRRTFANESLLEPMEVLSCPRFVFCSPYLLMILLRILKGSLAASKTYLNVHMQMQQKQVVDKNGMMQTDGIWEDLRTTLIASQESAAVHILLEVLDYIASKATDRVSHLELREIQGIIGTYVHQAFISEPSLAKLVHFQTYPKSVIPMMVASVPSMHICIDFVHEFLNVTEMEKQIFTIDLTSHLVLNYSIPKSLGISKFCLNVIQTTLSMLTASSKCRFLRNVIPAMVRFVETFPILADDCVNILMTTGRILHSQSSLGMTTMEMPLTETDKLCSYRDAQLHIIMIEDAFKALVTAVMQKSDLY from the exons ATGCCGGTGAAGATGTACGATGTGTCGCCGCGCGTTTTCTGCGCCATGCAGAATCTGGACATCACCCTGCTGGCCAGCTATCCGGAGGCGGAGATTCGGCCCGTCCTGCCCTCTCTGGTGCGGATGAGCCTGCTGTCGCCACTGGACAACACCGAATCGTCTATGGAGTCGCGCAAAGAGATCCTGGCCGTGCTCATCGGCATCGAGGTGGTGAACAGCATCGTCTCCTACCTGCAAGTAAACTACCATGAGCTGGAGAACGAGCTAAAGAAGGAGCTGCAGGCCCGCCAGAAGTCGGCCTTCTTCGAGGGACAGCAACACGAGTACGGTCTCCAGTCGGGCATCGCCCTGGGCTTCGAGCGGGCGGATGTGGCGCGCAAGGTGCGCGTGGTGCTCTCCGAGATCTTcaatctgcagcagcaggtcTCCGAGCAGAAACCGGCCGCCCACTCCGAGATGCTGGACGATGGCATCTATCTGGAGGAGGTGGTCGACATTCTGTGCATTGCTCTCGCCGAGCTGCCCTCCCTGCTGAACATACTGGAGCTAACGGACGCCCTTGTCCATGTGCCCAACGGGCATCGCATCATCTGCGCACTGGTCGCCAACTTTCCGGATTGCTATCGCGACGTTGTGTCCCATGTGATCGCCAACTGCGACGAGGATGGCAGCGATGGCAAGCACAGGTTGATGCTGCTCATGGGGCTCAGCGAGATGAATCCTTCCCAGGCGCTGGCCAACAGGTCCATGTGCGTGGATATGCTGAAGGTGCCGTCGTTTATGCTCAAGCTCACGCTCAAGCATCCCGAGGACCTG ATCGCCTTCCTCACGGGCCTGCTGCTGGGCAATGACCAGAATCTGCGCTCCTGGTTCGCCGCTTACATACGCTCAAGTCAGAAGCGGAAGGGGGACGCACTGAATCTGGTGCGCGTGGAGCTGCTGCAGAAGGTGATTCAAACGACGACCAATGCGGCGGAGCTGCGCGACTTCAATCTGCAGGGCGCGGTGCTGCTGCGTCTGTACTGTGCCCTGCGCGGCATCGGTGGCCTGAAGTTCAACGACGACGAGATCAATGCTCTGTCGCAGCTGGTCACGAGTTGTCCGCAGGCGACGCCCTCGGGCGTGAGATTCGTAACGCTGGCGCTGTGCATGCTCATCGCCTGTCCCTCGCTGGTGTCCACCATTCCACTGGAGAACAAGGCTGTGGAGTGGTTGCAGTGGCTCATACGGGAGGATGCCTTCTTCTGCAAGCGCCCCGGTACTAGCACCTCGCTGGGTGagatgctcctgctgctggccattcACTTCCACAGCAATCAGATCTCGGCCATCAGCGAGATGGTCTGCTCCACGCTGTCCATGAAGATACCCATCCGACCGAACAGTACAAACAGAATCAAGCAGCTCTTCACGCAGGACCTGTTCACGGAGCAGGTGGTGGCGTTGCATGCGGTTCGCGTACCCGTCACTCCGAATTTAAATGGCACCATAATGTGCTACCTGCCGGTGCACTGCATCCAGCAACTGCTGAAATCGAGGACATTCCTCAAGCACAAAGTGCCTATTAAGTCGTGGATCTTCAAGCAAATATGCAGCTCGGTGAGGCCAGTGCATCCTGTGATGCCTGCCCTGGTGGAGGTCTTTGTCAACACGCTGATAATACCCAATCCCACCGGGAAGGTGAATATTGATCACATGCACCGGCCCTTCACTGAGGCCGAAATCTTGCACGTTTTCCGCACATCCAAGCTCACATTCTTCGCCGAGGAGCTGCCACCGATGGCGGAAAGTCAGGAGCTCAACCAGATTGAGGTGACGTGTCCACTAACCGCCCAGCTGCTGATGATCTACTACCTCATGTTGTACGAGGATACGCGGCTGATGAACCTCAGCGCTTTGGGTGGCCGCAAGCAAAAGGAGTACTCCAACAACTTCCTGGGCGGACTGCCACTGAAGTATTTGCTCCAGAAGGCGCACAGCTACCACAACGACTATCTCTCGCTCTTCCACCCGCTGCTGCGTTTGATTATCTCCAACTATCCGCATCTCAGCATGGTTGATGACTGGCTGGAGGAGCACAATCTGGCCCAGGGCAATTCCACGATGGTGGTAAGCAAGCATGAGCTCAAGCCGGAGCAACTGGATCGTGCACTGGCCGCCATCCAAACGAAACCGCATCTGGCCATCCGCGTGTTTAAGCAGCTACTCCAGATGCCCCCAGAAACGCAGGCGCAGTACGGACAACAGCTGGTGCAGCATCTGCCGATGGTGTTTGCCAAGTCGGTGCCGCGATACGTCAAGGATCTGTACAACGATATTTGGTTGCGCCTGAATGCCGTGCTGCCCACCACCCTGTGGATCATGTCGCTGCGAGCGATTACCAACGGCTCGGATACGAAGGACCGACGTACCTTTGCCAACGAGAGTCTTCTGGAGCCCATGGAGGTGCTAAG TTGTCCACGCTTTGTATTCTGTTCGCCCTATCTGCTGATGATCCTGCTGCGCATCCTGAAGGGCAGTCTGGCCGCCTCGAAGACCTATCTCAACGTGCACATGCAGATGCAGCAGAAGCAGGTGGTGGACAAGAACGGAATGATGCAGACAGATGGGATTTGGGAGGACCTAAGGACCACGTTGATTGCCTCGCAGGAGAGCGCCGCCGTGCACATATTGCTGGAGGTGCTGGACTACATAGCCAGCAAGGCAACGGATCGGGTGTCGCATCTGGAGCTGCGTGAGATACAAGGCATCATTGGCACCTATGTGCATCAGGCATTCATCTCGGAGCCTTCGCTGGCGAAACTCGTACACTTCCAAACGTATCCAAAGTCGGTTATTCCCATGATGGTGGCCAGTGTGCCATCGATGCACATATGCATTGATTTCGTTCACGAATTCCTCAATGTCaccgaaatggaaaaacagaTCTTCACCATCGATCTGACCTCCCATCTGGTGCTCAACTATTCGATACCCAAGAGTCTGGGCATCTCGAAATTCTGCCTGAATGTAATCCAAACGACGTTATCCATGCTGACCGCATCGTCCAAGTGTAGATTCCTGCGCAATGTGATTCCAGCGATGGTTCGGTTCGTGGAAACGTTTCCCATTCTGGCCGACGACTGCGTCAACATCCTGATGACCACCGGGCGCATTCTGCATTCGCAGTCATCGCTGGGCATGACCACAATGGAAATGCCACTCACCGAGACCGATAAGCTCTGTTCGTATCGGGATGCCCAGCTCCACATCATCATGATAGAGGACGCGTTTAAGGCACTGGTCACGGCGGTCATGCAAAAATCGGACCTGTATTAG